The following coding sequences lie in one Micropterus dolomieu isolate WLL.071019.BEF.003 ecotype Adirondacks linkage group LG15, ASM2129224v1, whole genome shotgun sequence genomic window:
- the fignl1 gene encoding fidgetin-like protein 1, producing MSGAHLDEWQRRSFDISSGNCTPEQTADAYRAHILSIQYAWASSQISQAGMASLLRTYSERYAAVLDSDDPRTGLNNYAESALHLARSQRNYSDKWESSLTMESVLELPCVKKMIQAGTEGGGSLVAAGDVNISVGQESRGSSLSAPFTGVRSEAALFRPAGPQQPKTKVNSPTSNPVNNITSERPRGSEGTLGNPNSFSRPPSRPQSVLSHPPSVLPHGNPGPAGGTENYQSSFFPTSNPCKRKNFYNPDGADGGRGQHGGQASTDPRAGSNFKTAREQFIVDQQKKHSHQPQRGQTTGMAATVKKSLGANRPRGAFSKFVSPIPRQEEEEGGASSNPNQEPQILDDRLKNFEPKIIELIMSEIMDHGPPVAWEDIAGLEFAKTTIKEIVVWPMLRPDIFTGLRGPPKGILLFGPPGTGKTLIGKCIACQSGATFFSISASSLTSKWVGEGEKMVRALFAIARCHQPAVIFIDEIDSLLSQRTDGEHDSSRRIKTEFLVQLDGAATAAEDRILVVGATNRPQEIDEAARRRLAKRLYIPLPEATARLQIVTNLMAREKNQLIEQELESVVTATKGFSGADMTQLCKEAALGPIRSIQLSEIATITADQVRPILYSDFQEALKTVRPSVSSKDLELYEEWNKTFGCGH from the coding sequence ATGAGTGGCGCACACCTGGACGAATGGCAGAGGAGGTCCTTTGACATTTCATCTGGCAACTGTACACCTGAACAGACGGCCGATGCCTACCGGGCCCACATCCTCTCCATTCAGTATGCATGGGCAAGCTCCCAGATCTCTCAGGCCGGCATGGCCAGCCTGCTCAGGACCTACTCGGAGCGCTACGCCGCAGTGCTGGACTCGGATGACCCACGCACAGGGCTTAACAACTATGCAGAGAGCGCACTGCATCTGGCCCGCAGTCAGAGGAACTACAGTGACAAATGGGAGTCGTCTCTGACCATGGAGAGTGTGCTGGAGCTGCCCTGCGTGAAAAAGATGATTCAGGCtgggacagagggaggaggcTCCCTGGTGGCAGCAGGGGATGTAAACATATCTGTAGGGCAAGAGAGCAGAGgcagctctctgtctgctccctTCACCGGAGTCAGGTCAGAGGCTGCATTGTTCAGACCTGCAGGACCACAACAACCTAAGACAAAGGTTAACAGCCCTACCAGTAATCCTGTTAATAATATTACGTCTGAGAGGCCAAGAGGCTCTGAGGGAACCTTGGGTAATCCAAACTCATTCTCCCGACCTCCTTCCCGACCACAGTCTGTGTTAAGTCATCCTCCTTCAGTTCTTCCACACGGAAACCCTGGCCCTGCAGGGGGCACAGAAAACTATCAGTCCTCTTTCTTCCCCACCTCCAACCCATGTAAGCGGAAGAATTTTTACAACCCAGATGGAGCGGATGGTGGCAGGGGCCAACATGGAGGTCAAGCAAGCACTGACCCACGAGCTGGAAGCAACTTTAAAACGGCTCGGGAGCAGTTCAttgttgatcaacagaaaaaacattcccatcagccacaGAGAGGTCAGACCACTGGAATGGCAGCAACTGTGAAGAAATCTCTGGGTGCTAACAGGCCTCGAGGCGCATTTTCTAAATTTGTGTCACCTATCCCAcgacaggaggaggaagaaggtggGGCGAGCAGTAATCCCAATCAGGAACCTCAGATTCTGGATGACCGTCTGAAAAACTTTGAGCCAAAGATCATCGAGCTGATCATGAGTGAGATCATGGACCACGGCCCTCCAGTTGCCTGGGAAGACATAGCAGGCCTGGAGTTTGCCAAGACCACTATAAAGGAGATTGTGGTTTGGCCCATGCTGCGACCTGATATCTTTACTGGCCTCCGTGGTCCACCCAAAGGCATCCTGTTGTTTGGACCTCCAGGGACCGGGAAAACTCTGATAGGAAAATGCATAGCTTGCCAGTCAGGTGCCACCTTCTTTAGCATCAGTGCTTCTTCGCTCACATCCAAGTGGGTGGGTGAAGGAGAAAAAATGGTGCGGGCCCTGTTTGCCATTGCCCGCTGCCACCAGCCTGCTGTCATTTTCATTGATGAAATTGACTCACTGTTGTCCCAGCGGACAGACGGGGAGCACGACTCATCCCGTAGGATAAAGACAGAGTTCTTGGTTCAGCTGGACGGGGCAGCCACAGCAGCCGAGGACCGCATCCTGGTGGTGGGCGCCACCAACCGGCCTCAAGAGATAGACGAGGCTGCCCGACGACGCCTGGCAAAGAGGTTATATATCCCCCTACCAGAGGCAACCGCCCGATTGCAGATAGTGACAAACCTCATGGCTCGAGAGAAGAACCAGCTGATAGAGCAAGAGCTGGAGAGCGTGGTAACAGCCACCAAGGGCTTTTCAGGCGCTGATATGACTCAATTATGTAAAGAGGCAGCTCTGGGGCCCATCCGAAGCATCCAGCTCAGTGAAATCGCCACTATCACTGCAGATCAGGTGCGGCCAATCCTCTACAGTGACTTCCAGGAGGCTCTGAAGACAGTACGACCCAGTGTCTCATCAAAAGACTTGGAGCTGTATGAAGAGTGGAATAAGACTTTCGGATGTGGACATTAA